One segment of Variovorax sp. PAMC28562 DNA contains the following:
- a CDS encoding DUF4126 domain-containing protein, with protein MNALDMPQLLALAGAIGWASGIRLYLVILLVGLAGYFGWMPLPGGLQLLANPVVLAASGFMVFVEFFADKIPGLDSLWDMVHTVIRVPAGAALAAGVFGADHTAMALVAALVGGGLAATAHTAKATTRAAINTSPEPFSNVGASLVEDAAVPTGLWLAVAHPLVFGVVFVIVLIGSVWLIRKSWRFLRSLFNRVARIFSGRPDPGVTSAFQFKKKPSEDSPHV; from the coding sequence ATGAACGCACTCGACATGCCTCAGCTGCTTGCACTCGCGGGCGCTATCGGTTGGGCCAGCGGCATACGGCTCTATCTCGTGATCCTGCTGGTCGGCCTCGCCGGCTACTTCGGCTGGATGCCGTTGCCCGGCGGACTGCAATTGCTGGCGAATCCGGTGGTGCTTGCCGCAAGCGGCTTCATGGTGTTCGTGGAATTTTTTGCCGACAAGATTCCGGGACTCGATTCGCTCTGGGACATGGTTCACACGGTCATCCGCGTGCCGGCTGGCGCTGCATTGGCCGCCGGCGTTTTTGGCGCCGACCACACCGCCATGGCGCTGGTCGCAGCGCTCGTGGGCGGCGGTTTGGCTGCCACAGCGCACACCGCCAAGGCGACGACGCGCGCCGCCATCAACACCTCGCCCGAACCCTTCAGCAATGTCGGTGCGTCGCTCGTCGAAGACGCTGCGGTGCCGACCGGTCTCTGGCTCGCCGTCGCGCATCCGCTGGTGTTCGGCGTGGTGTTCGTCATCGTGCTGATCGGGAGCGTGTGGCTCATTCGCAAGAGCTGGCGCTTCTTGCGTTCGCTCTTCAATCGCGTCGCGCGCATCTTCAGCGGTCGGCCCGATCCGGGCGTGACTTCCGCTTTTCAGTTCAAGAAGAAACCTTCGGAAGACAGCCCCCATGTTTAA
- a CDS encoding enoyl-CoA hydratase/isomerase family protein, with amino-acid sequence MTFTKLTLTTDGPIARIWLDQPDTRNAFDDIVIAELTQAFAEAGAMADIKAVVLGANGPAFCAGANLNWMRRMADYSRDENVADAGKLAEMLRVIAECPKPTIARVQGDVYAGGMGLVAACDMAVSVDTAWYCLSEVKIGLIPATISPYVIRAMGTRAAQRYFLTAERFSAAEAHRIGFVHEVVAADALDAKVDELLKALVGASPAAVRAGKQLIADVAGRDIDAALIARTVEGIADIRASEEGREGVQAFLQKRKPSWLPAS; translated from the coding sequence ATGACCTTCACCAAACTGACCCTCACGACAGACGGCCCCATCGCCCGCATCTGGCTCGACCAGCCAGACACGCGCAACGCCTTCGACGACATCGTGATCGCCGAGCTGACGCAAGCCTTCGCCGAAGCCGGTGCGATGGCGGATATCAAGGCCGTCGTGCTCGGTGCCAACGGACCCGCTTTCTGCGCCGGCGCCAACCTCAACTGGATGCGCCGCATGGCCGACTACTCGCGCGATGAAAACGTCGCCGATGCCGGCAAGTTGGCTGAGATGTTGCGCGTGATAGCGGAGTGCCCCAAGCCGACCATCGCGCGGGTGCAGGGCGATGTGTATGCGGGCGGCATGGGACTGGTCGCGGCCTGCGACATGGCGGTGAGTGTCGACACCGCCTGGTATTGCCTGAGCGAAGTCAAGATCGGCCTGATCCCCGCGACCATCAGCCCGTACGTGATTCGCGCGATGGGCACGCGCGCGGCGCAGCGTTACTTCCTGACGGCCGAGCGTTTCAGCGCTGCCGAGGCGCATCGCATCGGCTTCGTGCACGAGGTGGTGGCGGCCGACGCGCTCGATGCCAAGGTCGACGAGTTGCTCAAGGCCTTGGTCGGCGCCAGCCCGGCCGCCGTGCGCGCCGGCAAGCAACTGATCGCCGATGTGGCGGGTCGCGACATCGACGCTGCGCTGATCGCCCGCACCGTCGAGGGCATCGCCGACATCCGCGCCAGCGAAGAGGGGCGCGAGGGCGTGCAAGCTTTTCTGCAAAAGCGCAAGCCGAGTTGGCTGCCTGCGTCGTGA
- a CDS encoding carboxyl transferase domain-containing protein has product MSKLETKLNARSADFQANAVAMRALVDDLHAQFAKVEAGGGEAARAKHVARGKLLPRDRVAELLDPGTPFLEIAPLAAYGMYLDAKGNESAPGAGLIAGIGRVNGVDCMVVCNDATVKGGTYYPLTVKKHLRAQEIAEQNHLPCIYLVDSGGANLPNQDEVFPDRDHFGRIFYNQAQMSAQGIPQIAVVMGSCTAGGAYVPAMSDESIIVKNQGTIFLGGPPLVKAATGEVVTAEDLGGGDVHTRLSGVVDHLAQNDLHALALARSAVANLNSKAARPAMPEPATARAPDFPREELYGVIPTDTRKPFDVREIIARVVDGSEFHEFKQRFGATLVCGFAEIEGMPVGIIANNGILFSESAQKGAHFIELCCHRKTPIVFLQNITGFMVGRKYENEGIARHGAKMVTAVATANVPKFTIIIGGSFGAGNYGMCGRAYSPRFLWIWPNARISVMGGEQAASVLATVKRDGIELKGGAWSKEEEEAFKAPIRQQYEVQGHPYYATARIWDDGIIDPADTRRVLALGLAASRNAPIPEPKFGIFRM; this is encoded by the coding sequence ATGAGCAAGTTAGAAACAAAACTCAACGCCCGCTCCGCCGACTTTCAGGCCAACGCCGTCGCGATGCGCGCATTGGTCGACGACCTGCACGCACAGTTCGCCAAAGTCGAAGCCGGCGGTGGTGAAGCCGCACGCGCCAAGCACGTCGCTCGCGGCAAGTTATTGCCACGCGACCGCGTCGCCGAGTTGCTCGACCCCGGCACGCCGTTCCTGGAGATCGCACCGCTGGCCGCGTACGGCATGTACCTCGACGCCAAGGGCAACGAGTCGGCCCCCGGCGCCGGCCTTATCGCCGGCATCGGCCGAGTGAACGGCGTCGACTGCATGGTGGTCTGCAACGACGCGACCGTGAAGGGCGGCACCTACTACCCGCTCACGGTGAAGAAGCATCTGCGCGCGCAAGAGATCGCCGAGCAGAACCACTTGCCGTGCATCTACCTGGTCGATTCCGGCGGCGCCAACCTGCCGAACCAGGACGAGGTGTTTCCGGACCGCGACCACTTCGGCCGCATCTTCTACAACCAGGCGCAGATGAGCGCGCAGGGCATCCCGCAGATCGCCGTGGTCATGGGTTCGTGCACTGCGGGCGGCGCGTATGTGCCGGCGATGAGCGACGAATCGATCATCGTAAAGAACCAGGGCACGATCTTCCTGGGTGGCCCGCCGCTGGTGAAGGCTGCGACCGGCGAGGTCGTCACGGCTGAAGACCTCGGCGGTGGTGATGTGCATACGCGGCTGTCGGGCGTGGTCGACCATCTGGCGCAGAACGACCTGCATGCGTTGGCGCTGGCGCGATCGGCGGTTGCCAACCTGAACTCGAAAGCAGCGCGACCCGCGATGCCGGAACCGGCCACCGCGCGTGCACCCGACTTCCCGCGCGAAGAGCTCTACGGTGTCATCCCGACCGACACGCGCAAGCCTTTCGACGTGCGAGAGATCATCGCGCGCGTGGTCGACGGCAGCGAGTTCCACGAGTTCAAACAGCGCTTCGGCGCGACGCTGGTCTGCGGCTTCGCCGAGATCGAAGGGATGCCCGTCGGCATCATCGCCAACAACGGCATCCTGTTCAGCGAGTCGGCGCAGAAGGGTGCGCACTTCATCGAGCTGTGCTGCCACCGCAAGACGCCGATCGTCTTCCTGCAGAACATCACCGGCTTCATGGTCGGCCGCAAGTACGAGAACGAAGGCATCGCGCGCCACGGCGCCAAGATGGTGACGGCGGTGGCGACCGCCAATGTGCCCAAGTTCACCATCATCATCGGAGGCAGTTTCGGCGCCGGCAACTACGGCATGTGCGGCCGCGCTTACTCGCCACGCTTCCTGTGGATTTGGCCGAACGCGCGCATCAGCGTGATGGGCGGCGAGCAAGCCGCGAGCGTGCTGGCGACCGTCAAGCGCGACGGCATCGAACTGAAGGGCGGCGCGTGGAGCAAGGAAGAAGAAGAGGCGTTCAAGGCGCCGATCCGCCAGCAGTACGAAGTGCAGGGCCATCCTTACTACGCGACCGCGCGTATCTGGGACGACGGGATCATCGATCCGGCGGATACGCGGCGTGTGCTCGCATTGGGACTTGCGGCGTCACGCAATGCACCGATACCGGAACCGAAGTTCGGCATCTTCCGGATGTGA
- a CDS encoding AMP-binding protein, translating into MTSSLSYAKGATDVPLIEQTIGAFFDDMAASQPDHEALVSRHEARRFTYRELQTESNRLASALLNLGLVPGDRIGIWSHNNVPWVLLQIATAKVGLILVNINPAYRTSELEYALNKVGVKALVTMAQFKTSDYLGMLRELGSAKLPLLKHTVWIDKSSDADQPGMQRFSDLLASGNPDDPRIAQIAETLKATDPINVQFTSGTTGFPKGATLTHRNILNNGFFIGECMKLTPHDRLCIPVPLYHCFGMVLGNLAALTHGSTIVYPNDGFDPLTVLETVQAEKCTGLHGVPTMFIAELDHPRFAEFDLSSLRTGIMAGSPCPTEVMKRVVDQMHLGEITIAYGMTETSPVSCQSSTDTPQDKRVSTVGTVQPHIEVKIIDPESGATVPRGISGELLTRGYSVMHGYWEDEVRTREAIDAEHWMHTGDLAVMDDEGYVNIVGRIKDLVIRGGENIYPREIEEFLYRHPKVQDVQVVGLPDKRYGEELCAWVIVKPNQSATEDEIRDFCKGQIAHYKVPKYIQFVTEFPMTVTGKIQKFKIRDEMKARLGLNEEKTA; encoded by the coding sequence ATGACCTCAAGCCTGAGTTATGCCAAAGGCGCCACCGACGTCCCGTTGATCGAGCAAACCATCGGCGCCTTTTTCGACGACATGGCCGCTTCGCAGCCAGACCACGAAGCCCTCGTCAGCCGCCACGAAGCCCGGCGCTTCACCTACCGCGAGCTGCAAACCGAATCGAACCGCCTCGCCAGCGCGCTGCTGAACCTCGGCCTGGTGCCGGGCGACCGCATCGGCATCTGGTCACACAACAACGTGCCATGGGTGCTGCTGCAGATCGCGACCGCCAAGGTCGGGCTCATCCTCGTCAACATCAACCCGGCCTACCGCACGTCGGAATTGGAATACGCGCTCAACAAGGTGGGCGTGAAGGCGCTGGTCACGATGGCGCAGTTCAAGACCAGCGACTACCTGGGCATGCTGCGCGAACTCGGGTCGGCCAAGCTGCCATTGCTAAAGCACACCGTGTGGATCGACAAGTCAAGCGATGCCGATCAACCCGGCATGCAGCGCTTCTCAGACTTGCTCGCCAGCGGTAACCCCGACGACCCGCGCATCGCGCAGATCGCCGAGACGTTGAAGGCCACCGACCCCATCAACGTTCAGTTCACCAGCGGTACCACCGGCTTCCCCAAGGGCGCGACGCTCACGCACCGCAACATCCTGAACAACGGGTTCTTCATCGGCGAATGCATGAAGCTCACTCCGCACGACCGGCTGTGCATTCCGGTTCCGCTGTACCACTGCTTCGGCATGGTGCTGGGCAACCTGGCAGCGCTGACTCACGGCTCGACGATCGTTTATCCGAACGACGGCTTCGATCCGCTCACGGTGCTTGAAACCGTTCAGGCTGAAAAGTGCACCGGCCTGCACGGCGTGCCGACGATGTTCATCGCCGAGCTCGACCATCCGCGCTTCGCCGAGTTCGACCTGTCGAGCTTGCGCACCGGCATCATGGCCGGCTCGCCGTGCCCGACCGAAGTCATGAAGCGCGTGGTCGACCAGATGCACCTGGGCGAAATCACCATCGCCTACGGCATGACCGAAACCAGCCCGGTGAGTTGCCAGAGCAGCACCGACACGCCGCAAGACAAGCGCGTTTCGACCGTGGGCACGGTGCAGCCGCACATCGAAGTCAAGATCATCGACCCGGAGTCGGGTGCCACGGTGCCGCGTGGCATCTCGGGCGAATTGCTCACGCGCGGCTACTCGGTCATGCACGGTTACTGGGAAGACGAGGTCAGAACCCGCGAAGCCATCGACGCCGAGCACTGGATGCATACCGGCGACCTGGCCGTGATGGACGACGAGGGCTACGTCAACATCGTCGGTCGCATCAAGGACCTGGTGATCCGCGGCGGCGAGAACATCTACCCGCGCGAGATCGAAGAGTTTCTGTACCGGCACCCGAAGGTGCAGGACGTGCAGGTGGTCGGCCTGCCCGATAAGCGCTACGGCGAAGAACTGTGCGCGTGGGTCATCGTGAAGCCGAACCAGAGCGCGACCGAAGACGAGATTCGCGACTTCTGCAAAGGCCAGATCGCTCACTACAAGGTGCCCAAGTACATCCAGTTCGTCACCGAGTTTCCGATGACCGTCACCGGCAAGATCCAGAAGTTCAAGATCCGCGACGAGATGAAAGCGCGGCTCGGACTCAACGAAGAAAAGACCGCATGA
- a CDS encoding isovaleryl-CoA dehydrogenase — protein MHDPGLNFDLGDTIDSLRDAIQTFAAAEIAPRAAAIDSENLFPHDLWQKLGALGLHGMTVKEQYGGTELGYLAHIVAMEEVSRASASVGLSYGAHSNLCVNQIHRNGTDFQKNKYLPKLVSGEHVGALAMSEPNAGSDVISMKLRAEKKDGYYVLNGGKMWITNGGDADTLVIYGKTEPEMGARGMTAFIVEKNFKGFSAGTKLDKLGMRGSNTYPLFFDNCEVPAENVLGGEGMGAKVLMSGLDYERAVLSGGPLGIMAACMDAVLPFIHDRKQFGQSIGEFQLMQGKLADMYSTWQATRAYVYAVGKACDRNDHARTFRKDAAGAILYSAEKATWMAGEAIQALGGVGYTKDFPVERLWRDAKLYEIGAGTSEVRRMLIGRELFAETS, from the coding sequence ATGCACGATCCCGGCCTCAATTTCGACCTGGGCGACACCATCGATTCGCTGCGCGACGCCATCCAGACGTTCGCCGCCGCCGAGATCGCGCCGCGCGCCGCGGCCATCGATAGCGAGAACCTTTTTCCACACGACCTGTGGCAAAAGCTCGGCGCTCTCGGCCTGCACGGCATGACGGTCAAAGAGCAATACGGCGGCACCGAACTCGGCTACCTCGCGCACATCGTTGCGATGGAGGAAGTCTCGCGCGCGTCGGCGTCCGTTGGCCTCTCTTATGGCGCGCACTCCAACCTGTGCGTGAACCAGATCCACCGCAACGGGACCGACTTTCAAAAGAACAAGTACCTGCCCAAGCTGGTGAGCGGCGAGCACGTCGGCGCGCTGGCGATGAGCGAGCCCAACGCTGGCTCCGACGTCATCAGCATGAAGCTCAGGGCCGAGAAGAAGGACGGCTACTACGTGCTCAACGGCGGCAAGATGTGGATCACCAACGGCGGTGACGCCGACACGCTGGTCATCTACGGCAAGACCGAGCCCGAGATGGGCGCACGCGGCATGACGGCGTTCATCGTCGAGAAGAACTTCAAGGGGTTCAGCGCCGGCACCAAGCTCGACAAGCTGGGCATGCGCGGCAGCAACACCTACCCGCTGTTCTTCGACAACTGCGAAGTGCCCGCCGAGAACGTGCTGGGCGGCGAAGGCATGGGCGCCAAGGTGCTGATGAGCGGCCTCGACTACGAGCGCGCGGTATTGTCCGGCGGCCCGCTCGGCATCATGGCTGCGTGCATGGACGCGGTGCTGCCCTTCATCCACGACCGCAAGCAGTTCGGCCAGAGCATCGGCGAGTTCCAGTTGATGCAGGGCAAGCTGGCCGACATGTACTCGACCTGGCAGGCCACGCGCGCCTATGTCTACGCGGTCGGCAAGGCCTGCGACCGCAACGACCACGCGCGCACCTTTCGCAAGGATGCGGCCGGCGCGATCTTGTACTCCGCCGAGAAGGCGACCTGGATGGCCGGCGAAGCGATCCAGGCGCTCGGCGGCGTGGGCTACACCAAAGACTTTCCGGTCGAGCGACTGTGGCGCGACGCCAAGCTGTATGAGATCGGCGCGGGCACTTCTGAAGTCCGGCGCATGCTGATCGGGCGTGAACTGTTTGCCGAGACCTCCTGA
- a CDS encoding AraC family transcriptional regulator, which yields MSSPSFLSPARAATPMAFVRAIVRGYERYGVDSAGALRAAQIAPRDVAKPGARVTAVQFETLNAHAMQELDDEALGWFTRKLPWGSYGMLCRASLSSPDLGLAIKRWCRHHRLLTDDIALDLQVMGGVATLSITEQRPLDKAFREFCLVSSLRFLHGYACWAIDSRISLRHATFPFAAPSHRDAYALMFAGDVRFDAARASYSFDERYLALPLQRDERALRTMLKRALPLTVLQYRRDRLLGQRVRELMRGPADSEAGSHATAPRAESNTADALASALNVSARTLHRQLKDEGTSLQSIKNEVRRDEAQRQLRRTTKPIKQIALAVGFRNEKSFARAFRDWTGMTPGAFRRPGDPANSRITPA from the coding sequence ATGTCCTCCCCTTCGTTCCTGAGCCCCGCCCGTGCCGCCACGCCAATGGCTTTCGTGCGAGCGATCGTACGAGGCTACGAGCGCTATGGCGTCGACTCGGCGGGCGCCCTGCGCGCGGCACAGATCGCGCCGCGCGATGTCGCCAAACCAGGTGCCCGCGTCACCGCAGTGCAGTTCGAAACGCTCAACGCGCACGCGATGCAGGAGCTCGACGACGAAGCGCTCGGCTGGTTCACCCGCAAGCTGCCCTGGGGTAGCTACGGCATGCTGTGCCGCGCCTCGCTGAGCTCGCCCGACTTGGGCCTGGCCATCAAGCGCTGGTGCCGCCACCATCGGCTGCTGACCGACGACATCGCGCTCGACCTGCAGGTTATGGGCGGCGTGGCGACCTTGTCGATCACCGAACAGCGGCCGCTGGACAAGGCTTTCCGCGAGTTCTGCCTGGTGTCGAGCCTGCGCTTCCTGCATGGCTATGCTTGCTGGGCGATCGACTCGCGCATCTCGCTGCGCCACGCGACCTTTCCTTTCGCAGCGCCATCCCACCGCGACGCCTACGCGTTGATGTTCGCTGGAGACGTGCGGTTCGATGCGGCGCGTGCCAGCTACAGCTTCGACGAGCGCTACCTTGCGTTGCCCCTGCAACGCGACGAGCGCGCGCTGCGCACCATGCTCAAGCGTGCGCTCCCGCTGACGGTGCTGCAGTACCGGCGCGACCGGCTGCTGGGACAGCGCGTGCGCGAGCTGATGCGCGGGCCGGCCGATAGTGAAGCGGGATCGCACGCTACGGCGCCGCGTGCTGAATCGAACACCGCCGACGCGCTGGCATCCGCGCTCAACGTATCGGCCCGCACCTTGCATCGCCAGTTGAAGGACGAAGGCACGTCGCTGCAGTCGATCAAGAACGAGGTGCGTCGCGACGAGGCACAACGGCAACTGCGCCGCACGACAAAGCCGATCAAGCAGATCGCGCTGGCAGTGGGCTTTCGCAACGAGAAAAGTTTCGCGCGCGCTTTCCGCGACTGGACCGGCATGACGCCGGGAGCGTTTCGGCGACCCGGCGACCCGGCGAATAGTCGGATCACTCCGGCCTGA
- a CDS encoding thioredoxin family protein: MTSPVAYQTEQPERTAIDALKGAAVVEFGTNWCGICKAAQPVIVEAFSSHPHVEHIKVEDGSGRPLGRSFNVRLWPTLIFLQDGREVARLVRPTEAQPIAEALAGIDPIA; encoded by the coding sequence ATGACCAGCCCCGTCGCCTACCAGACCGAACAACCCGAGCGCACCGCCATCGATGCGCTGAAGGGCGCTGCGGTCGTCGAGTTCGGTACCAACTGGTGCGGCATCTGCAAGGCGGCGCAGCCGGTCATCGTCGAAGCGTTTTCCAGCCATCCGCATGTCGAACACATCAAGGTCGAAGACGGCAGCGGCCGGCCGCTCGGCCGCTCGTTCAACGTCCGGCTATGGCCGACGCTGATCTTTCTGCAGGACGGACGCGAAGTGGCGCGACTGGTGCGGCCGACCGAGGCGCAACCGATCGCCGAAGCGCTCGCCGGCATCGACCCGATCGCCTGA
- a CDS encoding HAD family hydrolase has product MSDLPFDAVLFDCDGVLVDSEPITNRVLAEMLGELGWKLSTEESMRTFTGKAVRDEAALIEARTGFAITTEWLAGFRERRNVALHADLLAIPGAVDAVRRVHALAGGRIACASGADLHKVEFQLVKVGLHDFFAGYVFSGHDTPRSKPFPDVYLAAAAALGADPARCAVVEDTVTGVTAGVAAGATVFGYSPPGMAGLGHSDPDAMRAVGASVVFTDMLQLPDVLAAWRAPR; this is encoded by the coding sequence ATGAGTGACCTCCCCTTCGATGCGGTGCTGTTCGACTGCGACGGCGTGCTGGTCGACTCCGAGCCCATCACCAATCGCGTACTCGCCGAAATGCTCGGCGAGTTGGGCTGGAAGCTCAGCACCGAAGAATCGATGCGTACTTTCACTGGCAAGGCCGTCAGGGATGAAGCCGCACTGATCGAGGCGCGCACCGGCTTCGCCATCACGACCGAATGGCTCGCAGGCTTTCGCGAGCGCCGCAACGTCGCGCTGCATGCCGATCTGCTCGCCATCCCCGGCGCTGTCGATGCTGTGCGCCGGGTGCATGCGCTGGCGGGCGGGCGTATCGCCTGCGCTTCAGGGGCCGATCTGCACAAGGTCGAGTTCCAGCTGGTCAAGGTCGGTCTGCACGACTTCTTCGCCGGCTACGTCTTCAGCGGCCACGACACGCCGCGCAGCAAGCCGTTCCCCGATGTCTACCTGGCCGCGGCGGCCGCGCTGGGCGCCGACCCGGCCCGCTGCGCCGTCGTCGAAGACACCGTCACCGGCGTGACCGCGGGCGTCGCGGCCGGTGCCACCGTGTTCGGCTACAGCCCGCCCGGCATGGCGGGGCTCGGCCACAGCGACCCCGACGCGATGCGCGCCGTCGGCGCCAGCGTGGTGTTCACCGACATGTTGCAATTACCCGATGTGCTGGCCGCCTGGCGGGCACCCCGCTGA
- a CDS encoding YchJ family protein: MSATTPPPAPCPCGRRDRREKPFTYALCCGRYLDDFDNTPAPDAESLMRSRYTAFVNERADYLLATWAQGHRPSQVTFEPGVKWLGLDVRSRSVLDADHAEVEFVARQRDAAGVATRLHERSRFVREEERWYYVDGTRY, translated from the coding sequence ATGAGCGCCACCACGCCCCCTCCCGCCCCCTGTCCTTGCGGCCGTCGCGACCGCCGCGAGAAGCCGTTTACCTACGCCCTGTGCTGCGGGCGCTACCTCGACGACTTCGACAACACGCCCGCGCCCGACGCCGAATCGCTCATGCGCTCGCGCTACACCGCGTTCGTCAACGAACGCGCCGACTACCTGCTCGCCACGTGGGCGCAGGGCCACCGGCCGTCGCAAGTCACCTTCGAGCCCGGCGTCAAATGGCTCGGACTCGACGTGCGCTCGCGCTCCGTGCTCGACGCTGACCATGCCGAAGTCGAGTTCGTGGCGCGCCAGCGCGACGCTGCCGGCGTCGCCACCCGTTTGCACGAGCGCAGCCGCTTCGTTCGCGAGGAAGAGCGCTGGTACTACGTCGACGGCACGCGGTATTGA
- a CDS encoding acyl-CoA dehydrogenase family protein: MLLTPDQEAIRDAVRDFSQAELWPHAPAWDREHAFPKAAHAGLAALGAYGICVPEEDGGAGLDYVTLALVLEEIAAGDGGTSTAISVTNCPVNAILMRYGNAQQKKKWLQPLAQGHMLGAFCLTEPQAGSDASSLRTTARKDADGYVIDGVKQFITSGKNGQVAIVIAVTDKGAGKRGMSAFIVPTDAPGYNVARLEEKLGQHSSDTAQINFDGCRIPAENLIGQEGEGYKIALGGLEGGRIGIAAQSVGMARSAFDVALAYAKDRQAFGGSIFQQQAVGFRLAECATQLEAARQLIWHAASLRDAGLPCLKEAAMAKLFASEMAEKVCSAAIQTLGGYGYVNDFPLERIYRDVRVCQIYEGTSDIQKLIIQRALA; encoded by the coding sequence ATGCTGCTGACCCCCGACCAGGAAGCGATCCGCGACGCGGTACGCGATTTTTCGCAGGCCGAACTGTGGCCGCACGCGCCTGCCTGGGACCGCGAGCACGCCTTCCCCAAGGCGGCGCACGCCGGCCTCGCCGCACTCGGCGCCTACGGCATCTGCGTGCCCGAAGAAGACGGCGGCGCCGGGCTCGACTACGTCACGCTGGCCTTGGTGCTCGAAGAAATCGCGGCTGGCGATGGCGGCACCAGCACCGCCATCAGCGTGACCAACTGCCCGGTCAACGCCATCCTCATGCGCTACGGCAACGCACAGCAAAAAAAGAAGTGGCTGCAGCCACTGGCGCAGGGCCACATGCTCGGCGCCTTTTGCCTGACGGAGCCGCAGGCTGGCAGCGACGCGTCGAGCCTGCGCACCACCGCGCGCAAGGATGCCGACGGCTACGTGATCGACGGCGTCAAGCAGTTCATCACCAGCGGCAAGAACGGCCAGGTGGCCATCGTCATCGCGGTCACCGACAAGGGTGCCGGCAAGCGCGGCATGAGCGCGTTCATCGTGCCGACCGATGCGCCGGGCTACAACGTCGCGCGGCTCGAAGAAAAGCTCGGCCAGCACTCCAGCGACACGGCGCAGATCAATTTCGACGGCTGCCGCATCCCGGCTGAAAACCTCATCGGGCAAGAAGGCGAGGGCTACAAGATCGCGCTGGGCGGGCTCGAAGGTGGACGTATCGGCATTGCCGCGCAGAGCGTCGGCATGGCGCGAAGCGCGTTCGACGTGGCGCTGGCCTATGCCAAGGATCGCCAGGCCTTTGGCGGCAGCATCTTCCAACAGCAGGCCGTGGGCTTTCGGCTGGCCGAATGTGCCACGCAGCTCGAAGCCGCGCGCCAGCTCATCTGGCACGCCGCGAGCCTGCGCGACGCCGGCCTGCCGTGCCTGAAAGAAGCCGCGATGGCCAAGCTCTTCGCCAGCGAAATGGCCGAAAAAGTCTGTAGCGCGGCCATCCAGACGCTCGGAGGTTACGGCTATGTGAACGACTTTCCGCTGGAACGCATCTACCGCGACGTGCGCGTTTGCCAGATTTACGAAGGCACCTCGGACATCCAGAAGCTGATCATCCAGCGGGCATTGGCCTGA